CATTATCCAAGTAAGCAAGCGGTTTTTCGTTAATCTCCTGCTTTAAAATCGGAAAATCAGCCTGAATTTTTTGGGTTAGCGTCATGTTAGCGCACTTTCCCTTCGATAACTTCCTTCAGTTGAAGTTTCACACTTTCGATTGGTAATTGGCGTACAACTGGATCAAGGAAACCGTGAATAACAAGGCGTTCTGCTTCTTGTTTCGAAATTCCGCGGCTCATTAGATAGAAAAGTTGCAACGGATCCACACGACCAACTGACGCCGCGTGACCAGCTACTACATCATTTTCGTCAATTAAAAGAATCGGATTGGCATCTCCACGCGCTTTTGGACTAAGCATCAACACGCGAGATTCTTGTTGCGCATCCGATTTCGACGCACCATGCTTAATATGACCAATACCGTTGAAAATTGTCGTCGCGCTATCTTTCATCACACCATGTGACAAAATCGTGCCCAGCGATGCCAAGCCGTAATGCGTCACGCGTGTCGTAATGTTTTGCGTTTGCTTACCACGACCAACCGTCACCGTTTTCACGTCACTGACAGACCCATTGCCCATCAAGTTCGTCGTATTTTCATTAATCGTGTCGCCATCATTCATCAAACCAAGCGCCCACTCCACACGGCTATCGTTTCCAACATGTCCACGGCGGCTAACATAAGTCGTCGCGCCACTTCCCAGGTTGTCCACCGCACCGAATTTAATTTGCGCATTGTTCTTTGCAATAACCTCAGCAACAATATTCACAATACCTTTATTCTCCGCGTTAAGTGTCACATAGTTCTCCACGTAAGTCACAGCGCTGTTATCATCCGCAACTAGCAACACATGATTCACAAGTGGAGAGCTCGCATTTTCATGTGCAAAAACCGCTTGAATCGGCTCTTTCACTTCCACGTTTTTCGGTACATACAAGAACAATCCACCGTTCACAAGCGCCGTATGGAAGGCCGTCAAACGACTTTCATCCACTTTTACCGCTTCGGTCATGAAATATTTCTGTACCAGTTCCGGATGTTCCTTCGCCGCCGTGATAACATCCGTAAAAATAACACCAGCATCCGCCAATTCCTTGCTCAAATGCAGTCGCGCCGGGCGATTATCAATTTGAACGTACACATTCGCGTCCTCCGCAACTAACGCCTGAACACTCTCCGGTAACGCCTCATTCGTCACACCCGCTTGAAAAGCCGCATAAGCCTCAAACTTCGTGAAATTCCAGCGATCAATCTTCGTTTTATCTACAAATGGCAATGCTAATTCCGAAGCTTGTTGCCATGCATTTATCCGTAGCTCTGTTAACCAGCCAGGCTCGCCTAAATCGCCTGAAAAAGCACGGATAAAATCATCTTTTACAGCTAAATTTTCTGTCATGATTTATCCCTCACTCTCTTATTTTTGGTCAACGGTTTCTTCTTCTTCGTCAAACTCGATACCAAGTTCTTGCTTAATCCAGTCATAACCTTCGCCCTCTAAGCGCTTCGCAAGTTCAGATCCGCCACTTTTCACGACTTTCCCTTGCATCATTACGTGTACAAAATCAGGCTCGATATAGTTCAACAAACGTTGGTAATGGGTAATAATCAAGCAACCAAAACCTTCGCCACGCATTTCGTTAATTCCTTTAGAAACGACTTTCAGTGCATCGATATCAAGACCTGAATCGATTTCATCTAAAATCGCAATCGTCGGCTCAATCATCAATAATTGCAGAATTTCGTTACGTTTTTTCTCTCCGCCAGAGAAACCTTCGTTCAAATAACGCTCAGCCATTTCTTCGTCCATTTCCAAAATAGCCATTTTCTCGTCTAATTTGCGGATATATTGCATCAATGGAATTTCTTTACCTTCTTCACGACGGCTATTAATCGCAGCACGCATGAACTCGGCATTTGTAACTCCACTAATTTCACTCGGATATTGCATGGCTAAAAATAGACCAGCACGGGCGCGTTCATCTACTGCCATTTCCAGAACATCTTCCCCATCAAGTTCGATAGTCCCTTGTGTTACTTCATATTTAGGATGCCCCATAATTGCTGAGGATAGCGTCGATTTACCAGTTCCGTTAGGTCCCATTATTGCGTGGATTTCCCCAGTCGAAATTTCTAGGTTAACCCCTTTTAAAATCTCTTTACCTTCTATTTCAACATGTAAATCTTGAATTTTCAACGTTGACATTAAAAATTACCTCCTAATTTTTTCGCATTATTTTTCATTACGTATGGTTCTAGTTTAGTATAATTCTAATCTAATTACAACTATCCGAAATACATTCTTTTTAAATAGCTCTTAC
The sequence above is drawn from the Listeria weihenstephanensis genome and encodes:
- the sufD gene encoding Fe-S cluster assembly protein SufD, with the translated sequence MTENLAVKDDFIRAFSGDLGEPGWLTELRINAWQQASELALPFVDKTKIDRWNFTKFEAYAAFQAGVTNEALPESVQALVAEDANVYVQIDNRPARLHLSKELADAGVIFTDVITAAKEHPELVQKYFMTEAVKVDESRLTAFHTALVNGGLFLYVPKNVEVKEPIQAVFAHENASSPLVNHVLLVADDNSAVTYVENYVTLNAENKGIVNIVAEVIAKNNAQIKFGAVDNLGSGATTYVSRRGHVGNDSRVEWALGLMNDGDTINENTTNLMGNGSVSDVKTVTVGRGKQTQNITTRVTHYGLASLGTILSHGVMKDSATTIFNGIGHIKHGASKSDAQQESRVLMLSPKARGDANPILLIDENDVVAGHAASVGRVDPLQLFYLMSRGISKQEAERLVIHGFLDPVVRQLPIESVKLQLKEVIEGKVR
- the sufC gene encoding Fe-S cluster assembly ATPase SufC codes for the protein MSTLKIQDLHVEIEGKEILKGVNLEISTGEIHAIMGPNGTGKSTLSSAIMGHPKYEVTQGTIELDGEDVLEMAVDERARAGLFLAMQYPSEISGVTNAEFMRAAINSRREEGKEIPLMQYIRKLDEKMAILEMDEEMAERYLNEGFSGGEKKRNEILQLLMIEPTIAILDEIDSGLDIDALKVVSKGINEMRGEGFGCLIITHYQRLLNYIEPDFVHVMMQGKVVKSGGSELAKRLEGEGYDWIKQELGIEFDEEEETVDQK